Proteins encoded by one window of Glycine soja cultivar W05 chromosome 15, ASM419377v2, whole genome shotgun sequence:
- the LOC114387278 gene encoding 60S ribosomal protein L39, which yields MPSHKTFRIKKKLAKKMRQNRPIPYWIRMRTDNTIRYNAKRRHWRRTKLGF from the exons ATG CCTTCCCACAAGACCTTCAGGATCAAGAAGAAACTCGCCAAGAAGATGAGGCAGAACAGGCCCATCCCTTACTGGATCCGCATGAGAACCGACAATACCATCAG GTACAATGCTAAGCGCAGGCACTGGCGCCGCACCAAGCTTGGATTTTAA